In the genome of Saprospira sp. CCB-QB6, one region contains:
- the rsgA gene encoding ribosome small subunit-dependent GTPase A yields the protein MQGTVIKSTGAWYRVQTPDHKVYDCRIKGKFRLKGYKLTNPVAVGDEVLFEQEKGLETGMIHKILPRQNYVLRRSTRQKHHQHLIACNLDQALLVVTLREPNVKLGFIDRFLLTTEAYSIPTYIILNKADLYDEDDLEMYEGLKILYGRAGYQTRLVSAETGEGLEELKLLLKDKRSLFSGHSGVGKSSLINALAPGLGLRTSEVSDYTQKGMHTTTFAELFRLPEGGEIIDTPGIKELGFLNLEPQDVAHNFPEIFEASKNCKYNNCLHINEPHCAVKAALETGEVHELRYQSYLSIMEEIQEQNHWERHL from the coding sequence ATGCAAGGAACTGTAATTAAATCCACTGGCGCTTGGTATCGTGTCCAAACGCCTGATCATAAAGTTTACGATTGCCGCATCAAAGGAAAGTTTAGGCTCAAAGGCTATAAACTCACCAACCCGGTAGCTGTAGGCGATGAGGTCCTTTTTGAACAAGAAAAGGGCCTAGAAACGGGCATGATTCATAAGATTTTGCCCCGCCAAAACTATGTGCTTCGCCGATCTACTCGCCAAAAGCACCATCAACATTTGATTGCTTGTAATTTGGACCAAGCGCTTTTGGTGGTCACGCTTCGAGAACCCAATGTCAAATTGGGCTTTATTGATCGCTTTTTACTGACCACAGAAGCCTATTCTATTCCCACTTACATTATTCTCAACAAGGCCGACCTTTATGATGAGGATGATCTAGAAATGTATGAGGGCCTCAAAATTTTGTATGGCCGAGCAGGCTATCAAACTCGTTTGGTTTCTGCAGAAACTGGAGAGGGCCTAGAAGAACTCAAATTGTTGCTCAAGGATAAGCGCAGTCTTTTTTCTGGTCACTCTGGAGTAGGTAAATCTTCTTTGATCAATGCTTTGGCGCCTGGTCTTGGTTTACGAACCAGTGAGGTGTCTGATTATACGCAAAAGGGAATGCATACCACCACCTTTGCCGAGTTATTTCGCTTGCCCGAGGGCGGTGAAATTATTGATACGCCAGGTATTAAGGAGTTGGGCTTTCTCAATTTGGAACCCCAAGATGTAGCCCATAATTTTCCAGAAATATTTGAGGCCTCTAAAAACTGTAAGTATAATAACTGCTTGCATATCAATGAGCCGCATTGTGCAGTAAAAGCAGCTTTAGAAACGGGGGAAGTTCATGAGTTGCGCTACCAAAGTTATTTGTCTATTATGGAGGAAATCCAAGAACAAAACCATTGGGAGCGACATTTATAA
- a CDS encoding DUF2480 family protein: MKNQPLVNRVAQSSLVNFNLEDYYPQAEILVFDIKDYLFKGLILREKDFRQALKEIDWSQYEGKNLRVYCSADAIVPTWAYQLVVSLAAPYALAIRFGSEEEFLAGHYQVVLGQLDLAEFEGKPVVVKGCSDKPVPPAAYMEITRILQPVAKSIMFGEACSTVPIYKQKKK, encoded by the coding sequence ATGAAAAATCAACCGCTAGTCAATAGAGTGGCGCAAAGTAGCCTAGTCAACTTTAATTTGGAAGATTATTATCCTCAGGCTGAAATTTTGGTCTTTGACATCAAAGATTATCTTTTTAAAGGCTTAATTTTGAGGGAGAAAGATTTTCGACAGGCGCTCAAAGAGATAGATTGGAGCCAATATGAGGGCAAAAACCTGCGGGTTTATTGTTCTGCAGATGCCATTGTGCCGACTTGGGCTTATCAATTGGTGGTCAGTTTGGCTGCTCCTTATGCTTTGGCGATTCGTTTTGGGAGTGAGGAAGAATTTTTGGCTGGGCATTATCAGGTTGTTTTGGGCCAATTGGATTTGGCGGAATTTGAGGGCAAGCCCGTGGTGGTCAAAGGATGTAGTGATAAGCCGGTGCCGCCTGCGGCCTATATGGAGATTACGCGAATTTTGCAGCCTGTAGCGAAAAGTATTATGTTTGGCGAGGCCTGTTCGACGGTTCCAATTTATAAGCAAAAAAAGAAATAA
- a CDS encoding lytic transglycosylase domain-containing protein codes for MKVLSSLLVYSLGTTAFLAFLVLTSYTDPTDQPEAAPQAPKLEHVQQVQMPKIPDSLSFAGELVPIKDMDMRERFDREQLSICFRHSATIHSMKLANRYFPMMEEVLKKNGVPDDFKYLAVTESNLLNATSPAGAKGIWQFMPATARMYGLEVNKEVDERLNFYLVTEAACKLLKRLKGKFGSWTLAAAAYNCGEGRVQERQNAQGGKAYYDLELPAETMRYLPRIFATKCILSNPESYGFFYEEDDLYPAFPAYRLVTVNGPTNWAAFCKEQGVSYRTLKLHNPWILSSKLTNAKRKSYTIRLPKARGGL; via the coding sequence ATGAAAGTGCTATCCTCCTTATTAGTTTATAGTTTAGGTACAACGGCTTTTTTGGCCTTTTTGGTTTTGACCTCTTATACGGACCCAACGGATCAGCCAGAAGCTGCGCCTCAGGCGCCAAAATTGGAGCATGTACAGCAGGTGCAGATGCCAAAGATTCCTGATTCATTGAGTTTTGCTGGCGAGCTTGTTCCGATTAAGGATATGGATATGCGGGAGCGTTTTGATCGAGAACAATTGTCGATTTGTTTTCGTCATTCGGCCACCATTCATAGTATGAAACTGGCCAATCGCTATTTTCCGATGATGGAGGAGGTACTCAAAAAAAATGGGGTACCCGATGATTTCAAGTATTTGGCAGTTACGGAAAGTAATTTGTTAAATGCGACTTCGCCTGCTGGGGCTAAAGGGATTTGGCAATTTATGCCAGCTACGGCTCGTATGTATGGATTGGAAGTGAATAAGGAGGTGGATGAGCGCCTGAATTTTTATTTGGTGACCGAGGCGGCTTGTAAGTTACTCAAGCGTTTAAAAGGAAAATTTGGTAGTTGGACCTTGGCTGCGGCGGCTTATAATTGTGGTGAAGGCCGTGTTCAGGAGCGGCAAAATGCTCAGGGAGGCAAGGCGTATTATGATTTGGAGTTGCCTGCGGAAACGATGCGTTATTTGCCACGTATTTTTGCGACCAAATGTATTTTGTCTAATCCAGAGAGCTATGGTTTTTTCTATGAGGAGGATGATCTTTATCCCGCTTTTCCGGCTTATCGTTTAGTAACAGTAAATGGTCCTACGAATTGGGCGGCTTTCTGCAAGGAGCAGGGGGTTAGTTATCGGACCCTCAAATTGCATAATCCTTGGATTCTCAGTAGCAAATTGACCAATGCCAAGCGAAAAAGTTATACGATTCGTTTGCCAAAAGCTAGGGGAGGACTTTAG